The Alphaproteobacteria bacterium nucleotide sequence CGGGTGATCCCGAAAAACTGGCCGAAGCGGTGCGCTTTTACACAGGCCGTGAATTGATCCGCCCTGTGCTGTTCCTGGGCCAGGCCCCGGATATCGGCGCAATGGTTTTCATTCCCGCCCAAGGTTTGCGCGTGGCATCGGCTGGCGCACTCCATCTTGCACAAGCAGGCAACCATGCGGTCGGCGGCGGCGTTGCGGTGGGCATGGGCAGCAACATGGCGAAAGCGGTCAGCACCGCCAGCCAGGGCGCGACCTCGGGCGGTGTTAGTGCTGTTGCCGCCGCCGTCGGCGCATCGGCTGGCGTGGGGGCTGGTGGTGGCGGATCGACCAGCACCGGGGGAAGTGGTGGATCGTCGGCTGGTGCGAGTTCCTCCAGTTCAAGCAGCAGCGGCGGGGGTGCATGTTTTGTCGCCGGAACCGAGGTGCTGATGGCCGATGGCAAAGTCAAAGAGATAGAAGACGTGGTTGAAGGCGAATGGGTAAGGGGGGCAAACGGGCAGATCAATCAGGTTCTAGCCTTGCATCGACCTAAACTTGGCAATAAGCACCTTTATAGCGTCAACGGTCCCGTTGCCTTTGTAACCGGAGATCATCCGTTCATGACAACAGGCGGTTGGAAGTCTATCGACCCCACTACATCGGAAAAATTAAATCCAGGATTGGTTGTTGGCGCACTTGTTGTAGGCGATATGTTGGTGACGGATAGCGGTGAGGAAAAGATTGTGCGCTTGGAGCGCGCAACAGCTTCGCCTGAAACGCAGCTTTATAATTTTTCTGTCTCAAACAATCAGACTTTCTTTGTTCGATTTGCGGGGGGGGGTACTGCCTTGTCCACAACAAAGGCGGCGGTGGAGGTGGAGGTGGTGGCGGCGGGTTTTAGCGGATTTTTTCTTGTCCACAACAAAGGTGGCGCAGGCGGCGGTTGCTTCATTTCCGGTACCGAAGTTCTAATGTCCGATGGTTCCGTGAGTCCGATTGAAGACGTGAAGCCTGGCGACAGGCTGTTGGGTCAGAATGGCGAGGCGAACGATGTTGTTGAACTGAAACGCCCCATGCTTGGCAAGCGCAGTCTGTTTGCCTTCAATGGCGGTGGTTTCTTCGTCACCGACTCTCACCCTTTCATGACCGAGGATGGCTGGAAAAGCATTGATCCGGCAGCGACTGCGCGGGAACATCAAAACCCTCTCCCTCGGGGAGAGGGTGGCGAGCATCGCGAGCCGGGTGAGGGTTTGCAAACCGACAGCGCCAGTTGCCCTCACCCCAACCCCTCTCCCCGAGGGAGAGGGGCTAGTCTGGCCTTCGATCCTTTCAATATCGGCCAATTGAAAATCGGCGATGTGTTGATTTCGAAAGACGGTCCGATTCCGTTATCGAGCATCGACAGTCAGGACGCCGCCTCGGAAACACCCCTGTTCAATTTCCGCCTAACCGGCAACCAAACCTATTTTGTCCGCGAGAAAGGCTCGTCCACCCCCTTCCTGCTGGTGCATAACAAGTAAATTCCGGCTTGACGCCATATGGTAAATTTACCATAATAAGCCATGCGCGATCTGTTGTGGCTGGGAAGCAGCCTTGAAGATTTGTCGGACTTTCCCGCCGAGGTGAAGCGGGCCTTCGGCTTTGCGTTGCGTGAGGTTCAGAAGGGCGTCACCCCCAGCGTGGCGAACCCGCTCAGGCAGTTCGGTTCCGGCGTTTTTGAATTGCGCGAGCCATATGCTGGCGACGCCTTTCGCACTGTCTATGCCGTTAAGCTTGCCAACGCCGTTTATGTGCTGCACGCCTTCAAGAAGAAATCGAAATCAGGGATCGCCATGCCGAGGGAAGACATCGCTTTGATTGAGCAACGCCTCAAACGCGCTCAGGAAATTGACCGGGCAAAGGAGTGACGATATGACCACCATCAAAGCCCGCAAGGGCAGTGCCAATATTTTCAAGGACCTCGGCTTTTCGGATGCCGAGGCCGAAGAGGCTTTGGCCAAGTCGGAACTGATTTCCGCCATCGCCGCCACCATCAAGGGGCGCAAGCTGACTCAGGCCGAAGCCGCCAACCTTTGCGGAACAGATCAGCCCACGCTTTCCAAGGTTCTGCGCGGGCGCATGGAAAGTGTGACCATCGACAAGC carries:
- a CDS encoding type II toxin-antitoxin system RelE/ParE family toxin, which gives rise to MRDLLWLGSSLEDLSDFPAEVKRAFGFALREVQKGVTPSVANPLRQFGSGVFELREPYAGDAFRTVYAVKLANAVYVLHAFKKKSKSGIAMPREDIALIEQRLKRAQEIDRAKE
- a CDS encoding XRE family transcriptional regulator, coding for MTTIKARKGSANIFKDLGFSDAEAEEALAKSELISAIAATIKGRKLTQAEAANLCGTDQPTLSKVLRGRMESVTIDKLAHWLTALGRNVEIRIGKRVDIRGGHIAVQAA